Genomic DNA from Candidatus Bathyarchaeia archaeon:
CCCTTGATTAGCTTCATCCAACCACCTCTAGGTTAGTTATAACGCTTAACAAGTGTATATGCAGTTTTCTACGTGTCAGCTCCACTCGCTGGCTGAGAAGCCACCCGCTGACTCCGCGTGACCTATTCACTTTAGGAGTTGCGTATAGATGCACGCTACTTTCTCAATGATCTGTGAGGGGTTATGGTAGGCGTGGATATACTTCTCCTGAGCCTCCGCCACTCTCTCCCTCACTGGGGGATCAACTAGAAGGGTGAGCCCCTCCACAACTCCTTCTTCACCTTCAACGCTTACAACTGGTGGTGGGGGTGGCACGCCGTTCCTACCGTATAGGGAGTTGTCTATGGATTGGAGGACTGGTCTATGGCAGGCCATTGCCTCGAGCGATGTCATATGGAGGTAAGGCAGACGGAAATCCGTTGCAACTACATCTACATGGTGATAGAGGCTGGCCATCTCTTCGTGTGGACGTCTAGGGTGTACTCTACACTTTACATTTAGGCTTTTTAGTAGAGAGAGCAACTGCCATCGCTCATTACCGTAATCTATAACCTCTACCGCGCAGTTGGGGTGGTTGCGTTGAAATTTTGCAAACCCTTTCAGAAAGATGTCTGCGCCCCTCATGGTACTTAGGCTCGACGCAAGCAGGACTCTAAACCTATCCGTCTGGGGTAGGGGGGCTGGCTTGAAGAGGTGGAGGTTTACTGGGTTAGGGAGATACTCGGCATCTTCCCTGAAGTACTTGGCAACTTTGATTATGTCAGGGACTGAGACCAGTATTCTGTCGGCGGTTTTCAGGTTCTTTTTCACGATCCAGCCGAGTCTAGTATTGAGCGTATATCTTAGATCGGAGCCGTGGAACTGGCAGACTGTAGGTTGCCTCTTCAACATTTTCACAAGGTAGTGATCTTGGAGACCGTAGTGGACGTGGAAGATCTCGGCCTTCGTGAATAGAATTTTGAACAATATACCTAAGGTCTTCGAGTATAAACCTCGAGTCCTCCGTTTGTGAGTATACTTGATCCATGGCGGCGCATATTTTATAAGCGTCTCACCGACGTAGGCGCAATCGCCAACCATCGCGACGGAGAGCGGCTCAGTTCTCATCATCCCGACCAATCAACTCTGTCTAGACATTGTCAAGCTGGCAGTTATAATTATGGCTTCTCAGCGATCACAGATTTGCGTCATAATTTAATTTAACTTGCCGCTATTTTTTATGTTGAGGTAGAGGTATGGCGGAGGTGAAAGCCCCTCCCAACACTCGAGGGTTAGTGTCGATAATAATTCCAGTCCATAATAAGGTCAAGGCTGAGAGGTGCCTCCGCGAGATTGAGAGGCAAACATACCCAAATATAGAGGTCATCACGGTAGAGTTCAAGGGTTTCCCTGCTGAGAAGAGGAACTACGGCTTCCGAAAGAGCCGAGGGGAGTATGTGTATTTCCTAGATGAGGACGAATATTTAAGCCCCACGGTGGTTGAAGAGTGCGTGGCTAAAGCTATGGAAAGCTACGACGTAGTGGCGGTGCCAGTCGTCAAGAAGCCAACTAAATCATATATGGCAAACAGTATCTCTATCATTAGGGAGAGCACCTTCAAGACTATGTTCTTCAAGAGAAGAGTGCTAGAAGATATAGGACTCTTCGACCCCTCCTTCACCCTATGCGACGACCTAGAACTCTTGGAGCGTGCGAGAGGAGCTGGCTACAAGATGGCCGCAATATCGAAGGGATACTTAATCCACGATGAGGAGGTCGGGTTGAAGGATGTAGTCTACAAGACACTTGCCTCACGTAGGGCTTTCAGAGGGCTGAAGAAGAAATATGGAAAGGCAAAATTTAACCAGATAGTAAGACCGGTCTTCCACAGGAAGAGAATCTTCAGAGAAATCCTCAGAAGACCTAAATACATTGTAGGTGTTCTCCTCACGATGTACATACGCTTCATCACTAGAAGACTACCGTAGAACTTAGGTGGCTGTGAATCTTTGAAGAAAGAGACAGGGCGATCCCCAACAAATTTGGCATGCTCCGTTGTCGTGATAGCACGTAACGCAGAAGCTACATTAGAGGCTTGCCTAAGGTCGATTAAGAAACAGAGCCGATATCCGGACGAAATTATAGTAGTTGACAACGGCTCTACCGACTCGACATCCAAGGTTGCTACCAGAATGGAGGTTAGGGTCATAAGCGAGCCGAGGCGTGGGAGGGCTAGGGCTAGAAACGCCGGGATAAAGGCGGCGAGAGGTGATTTGATCGTCTTCATTGATTCTGACGCGGTGGCAGATGAGAGCTGGTTGGTAAATCTTTTAAAATATCAGGGTTTAGAAGATGAGAGAGTTGCAGGGGTTGCGGGTAACATTCTCGCTAGCAACCGGCAAAAAAGGATTCCGAGGTTGCTAGATCTCGTCGTTGCCAACTGTCCACACTATGGTACTGGGAATATTCTTTACTTTAAGAGGGTTCTAGAGGAGACCGGAGGCTTTGATGAAAGACTTGGGGCTGCCGAAGATGTGGAGTTGGCTTGGAGAATAATCCGTAGAGGGTATACATTAGGGTTCGAGCCTAGGGCAGTGGTTTACCACAACCACCCTGAGAGACTATACAGCTTTGTAAGGCAGCAGTTCAACTTCGGGCGTTGGTCAATATTCGCAAGAGAAATCTCTCAGATGCCCCGCTTGAAGACGAAGCTCCTAATACCTTTCGCGCCACTAACCTTTTTTAAACATCTACCCCAAGCTAGAAAACATCCACTCCTACCCATCCTGCTAACCTCGGCCTCTATAAGCTACGCCCTAGGAACTTTGACTGGGCTACTTAGAGGCCCACCTGACCTACCATGAGAAGTCTAGGAACTATTAAAGAGCGTTTGAAGAGATGAAAATCGGAGTTATACACCGGAATGTGGCTACCACTAAAGGCCTTGTCGGTGGAGGTGATGTATTTCTCGTCTACCTTTTGAGGGCTCTCAAGGAGAAAGGCCACACCGTAACTCTGTTGACCACCAAGCCGACCAGATGGGATGTAATCGAGAGGGATCTCGGATGGGTCTTTAAGCCTGATGTGGAGGGTCGGAGTTCTCTGCTACCCAGCCTTGAGGTGGCTGGCTTATACAGGCAGTTCCTCCCTCCTCTACCAGTGCTGTGGTTGAAGCATAAATGCGACGTAACTTTTGACTCTTATGGACGCAACCTCTTCTGGAACACTGACATAATTTACATACATACCCCTCCAACCAGAGAGGAACTCTCCACCAAGTATAACAGGAACAACCTCACCAAAACATACTATAACATTTACCGAGCTATCGCGGGGCGGTTGAAGCGGGGACTCAAAACTCGGATTCTCACGAACAGCGAATACTCGAAGGAAATAATCTCAGCTACCACTGGGTTGGAAGCCAGAGTAGTCTACCCCCCTGTAGATGTCAAGCTCTATAGGGCGCTGATCAATTGCGACGGTCTTAGGAAGAACTGGGTTGCCACAGTCTCCCGTTTCACGGCGGAGAAGAGACTTGAACTTATCCCCGAGATAGCTGAACGTGTAAGGGACGCGGTTTTTCACATAGTAGGCACCACCCCCTCTAAGCAGACATCCAGCACCGTCATCGAGTCTATAAAGAAAAGAAGCCAAGAGTTGGGAGTGACTGGCAGGGTTAAACTCCACATCAACACATCTTTCGACGAGAAGATGGCTGTGTTGGCAGCTTCAAAGGTCTATCTTCACACAACAAGAGACGAACATTTTGGAATGGCGATCGCCGAGGCGATGAGCGGAGGACTCGCCCCCATAGTGCCAGACGAAGGAGGGCAGAAGGAGATCGTGCCCTGCAAGGACTTCACATACAGAAACCTGGAGGAGGCGGCTCAGAAGGTTGAATACTGGTTGAATAATTGGAGTAGAGAGTCCGCGCTCTACTTCGCCAAATCAGCAGAGAGGTTCAGCTTTGAGAGGTTCAGAGAGGAGATCGACAGCATCATCCGCGAGGTTGCAACCTCAAAACTCAGAGGTTGAACACCCAGTATTTGAAGAAACCGTAGAGTAAACCCACCAGATATACTGTGGAGAGTAGCAACCCTACCATGGCGAGGTGGATTTTCCAAGGTCTCTTTAGTTTTGCCGCTTGCCGCACAAGCAGAATGGGGAGAGGTATAAACGCCCAAATCGCCGCGGAGATTAAACCATAGACGAGGAGAAACCAAGCCGCAATCGTCACTAATCCTGAAAGTGTAGCTCTAATGATGCTGCCCCCTATAACCTTCTGGTGGAGTTTAAGGTTGAGAGCCCTAGCCATACCTCGATATATTAGTCGACGGACCTCCTCTTGGAGGGATGGAGTTCTAATATGCCTAGCGACAGGCTCGTCCAGATCTACAACGGCCTTGTAACCCCGCTCAGTAACCTGATGATGCAGGGAAACATCCTCCCCCGCCCTCCTGAGCCGCCCATCCATACGTATAGCCCTAGCAAGTTCAGGCCGCATAATCAAGCAGACAGTTGCACCGCCACTAGCTACCTTCACACCCCTCTCATCAGCTGATTTGAGCTCCTTGTAGTACCCAGCTACTGAACCAAGCCCGCCGCCTTCGAGGCGTGCCGTAAGCTCAGCAGTCCCCACCGAAGGATCATCGAATAAGGGGATAAGCCTTTGGAAGAAGTTCTTCGGGACAACTATGTCGGAGTCTACCCAACAGTAGAAGTCAGCGCCAGTTGGGGCATGATCCAAGGCGAAGTTTCTGCATACCGCGAGATTCCTCTCTGGACAGTGGAGTATAATCGCTCTGTCCCCAAATGTGGCTCTCACCGCCTCCACGGTACCGTCGGTTGAGCCGCCGTCTACGACTAGGAGATGGTGATCATATCCTTCAGCAGCCTCCTTGAGGGCTGTTAGAACACCTTTATTGAGCCACCTCTCGCTGTTGAGCGTGAGCATCATGGTTACAATCTTCACCAGGAGAGACGACACATCTCCCTCGCTATGTTCTCGCTCTGATAACTCGTCTAAAGATTAATCACTTACTCCTTAAAAGTGGCGCCGAAGATCCACATAGACCTATCATTCAACCAGTTAACTTGCAGACTACCGACCCGCTACGTATGATATGTTGAAATAGGATGCTTAAGGTAATATTAATACAAGGGCCTGTAAAAAAATAAAACTAAGATGACTGGGGATAGCTTAGGGCGAAGATGCCTAGATTAGGTCTCTACACGGCGGCTCAAGATTATGTTCGATGCCTCGCCGATGATGTAACCTGACAAATATGAGAAACATGATATATCAGAGTTAAGCTGAGGCGAACTATGCGGCATCTTTAATTGGGGCTGGAAGCTAGTTAACCCAGGCTAACACAAAAACTATACTCTACCCGCTAATATTTTTATAACCACGGCATAGTTCGAGGTGCACGCCAACTGGGTTCAAAATTTCACTACGGCTGGGTAATAGTCGCCTCAGGGCTGATGGTAGTCACAGGCGCACTGGGCTTCGCCAGATTTGGATACGCCATGATACTGCCCGCCATGCAAGACGACCTAGGACTGACCAACTCCCAAATGGGGCTGCTCGCCTCAGGAAACCTCATCGGCTACATGGCCTTTACCCTCATAGCGGGTGTGCTAGCAACCAAGTACGGCCAGAGGATAACAGTTGGGCTATCCATGGCGGCAACCGCAACGGCTCTAACGCTGACTGGAGCCGTGCGGTCCTTCGGGGCAGCTCTAGCTATGCGAACGTTAACGGGGATCGGTAGCGGGGGAGCAAATGTCCCAACTATGTCCCTCTGCACGGCGTGGTTTGCACCTGAAAGGAGAGGTACAGCAGCTGGCATTATGGCAGCCGGCAGCGGGATAGGGCTCATATCCACAGGGCTGCTGGTGCCGCAGCTCCGCCTACTCTACGGTGACCTTGGATGGCGCTACGCTTGGTATCTCCTCGGGCTGCTCACCTTCAGTATAGCTGCCGCCGCATACGTTACGCTAAGAAACCGCCCTGCGAAGAAAGGAGCCACCACAGTTGGCGGAGAGCTGCACAAGCATCTAGAGGACTATGACCCGCCAGA
This window encodes:
- a CDS encoding glycosyltransferase; translation: MRTEPLSVAMVGDCAYVGETLIKYAPPWIKYTHKRRTRGLYSKTLGILFKILFTKAEIFHVHYGLQDHYLVKMLKRQPTVCQFHGSDLRYTLNTRLGWIVKKNLKTADRILVSVPDIIKVAKYFREDAEYLPNPVNLHLFKPAPLPQTDRFRVLLASSLSTMRGADIFLKGFAKFQRNHPNCAVEVIDYGNERWQLLSLLKSLNVKCRVHPRRPHEEMASLYHHVDVVATDFRLPYLHMTSLEAMACHRPVLQSIDNSLYGRNGVPPPPPVVSVEGEEGVVEGLTLLVDPPVRERVAEAQEKYIHAYHNPSQIIEKVACIYTQLLK
- a CDS encoding glycosyltransferase family A protein; its protein translation is MAEVKAPPNTRGLVSIIIPVHNKVKAERCLREIERQTYPNIEVITVEFKGFPAEKRNYGFRKSRGEYVYFLDEDEYLSPTVVEECVAKAMESYDVVAVPVVKKPTKSYMANSISIIRESTFKTMFFKRRVLEDIGLFDPSFTLCDDLELLERARGAGYKMAAISKGYLIHDEEVGLKDVVYKTLASRRAFRGLKKKYGKAKFNQIVRPVFHRKRIFREILRRPKYIVGVLLTMYIRFITRRLP
- a CDS encoding glycosyltransferase → MKKETGRSPTNLACSVVVIARNAEATLEACLRSIKKQSRYPDEIIVVDNGSTDSTSKVATRMEVRVISEPRRGRARARNAGIKAARGDLIVFIDSDAVADESWLVNLLKYQGLEDERVAGVAGNILASNRQKRIPRLLDLVVANCPHYGTGNILYFKRVLEETGGFDERLGAAEDVELAWRIIRRGYTLGFEPRAVVYHNHPERLYSFVRQQFNFGRWSIFAREISQMPRLKTKLLIPFAPLTFFKHLPQARKHPLLPILLTSASISYALGTLTGLLRGPPDLP
- a CDS encoding glycosyltransferase family 4 protein → MKIGVIHRNVATTKGLVGGGDVFLVYLLRALKEKGHTVTLLTTKPTRWDVIERDLGWVFKPDVEGRSSLLPSLEVAGLYRQFLPPLPVLWLKHKCDVTFDSYGRNLFWNTDIIYIHTPPTREELSTKYNRNNLTKTYYNIYRAIAGRLKRGLKTRILTNSEYSKEIISATTGLEARVVYPPVDVKLYRALINCDGLRKNWVATVSRFTAEKRLELIPEIAERVRDAVFHIVGTTPSKQTSSTVIESIKKRSQELGVTGRVKLHINTSFDEKMAVLAASKVYLHTTRDEHFGMAIAEAMSGGLAPIVPDEGGQKEIVPCKDFTYRNLEEAAQKVEYWLNNWSRESALYFAKSAERFSFERFREEIDSIIREVATSKLRG
- a CDS encoding glycosyltransferase produces the protein MSSLLVKIVTMMLTLNSERWLNKGVLTALKEAAEGYDHHLLVVDGGSTDGTVEAVRATFGDRAIILHCPERNLAVCRNFALDHAPTGADFYCWVDSDIVVPKNFFQRLIPLFDDPSVGTAELTARLEGGGLGSVAGYYKELKSADERGVKVASGGATVCLIMRPELARAIRMDGRLRRAGEDVSLHHQVTERGYKAVVDLDEPVARHIRTPSLQEEVRRLIYRGMARALNLKLHQKVIGGSIIRATLSGLVTIAAWFLLVYGLISAAIWAFIPLPILLVRQAAKLKRPWKIHLAMVGLLLSTVYLVGLLYGFFKYWVFNL
- a CDS encoding MFS transporter, with protein sequence MVVTGALGFARFGYAMILPAMQDDLGLTNSQMGLLASGNLIGYMAFTLIAGVLATKYGQRITVGLSMAATATALTLTGAVRSFGAALAMRTLTGIGSGGANVPTMSLCTAWFAPERRGTAAGIMAAGSGIGLISTGLLVPQLRLLYGDLGWRYAWYLLGLLTFSIAAAAYVTLRNRPAKKGATTVGGELHKHLEDYDPPEPVRWAAVYKSPALLQLGLTYFMYGFSYIIYATFFAAYLEKEAGLTPLAAGELWLLAGVLSIFSGFIWGTFSDRVGRRYGLATTYLLLATSFLLLATVKSLEGFCSSAIIFGLTAWAVPTIMAAASGDCVGPRMAPAALAFITTVFFGAGQSMAPYVAGYMKDATGTFAPAFLLAAAAATVGAILALLPRKPCKPSEQ